One Punica granatum isolate Tunisia-2019 chromosome 3, ASM765513v2, whole genome shotgun sequence genomic window carries:
- the LOC116198462 gene encoding transcription factor bHLH68-like, whose product MMAGNPNWWNMNIPPPPPPPPPSSSPSPPPPLSHALFQYPHPHHQYGFGSSPSHPLSSFVADNSSHDQLPPQSWSQLLLGGLSGEEADSYKSGPSFYQTRKFGNWPVVEDQSILSREPSPGLHVKQEQVAQHGNPYIQHEELPAGHKPATVWPTAHMIPVSSPGSCVTTLSSSTNSVLDFSSNISKGDHGSRNNQNLDHSSSECNSTATVGACKKARVQSGSNQPLKVRKEKLGDRITALHQLVSPFGKTDTASVLLEAIGYIRFLQSQIEALSSPYLGNASGNLNHQHSENDGNNLPKDLRSRGLCLVPVSCTMQVGNDNGADYWAPAAFGGSF is encoded by the exons ATGATGGCAGGAAACCCTAATTGGTGGAACATGAATattccaccaccaccaccaccaccaccaccatcttcttctccttctcctcctccccccCTTTCACATGCTCTCTTTCAATAccctcatcctcatcatcaatATGGGTTTGGCTCATCTCCTTCTCATCCCCTGAGCTCCTTTGTAGCTGACAACAGCTCCCATGATCAGCTTCCTCCTCAGTCTTGGAGCCAACTCCTCCT GGGTGGATTGTCGGGAGAAGAAGCTGACAGCTATAAGTCAGGTCCAAGTTTCTACCAGACGAGAAAGTTTGGGAACTGGCCGGTAGTGGAGGACCAATCTATCCTCAGCCGTGAACCCTCTCCAGGACTTCATGTTAAGCAAGAACAGGTTGCACAGCATGGAAACCCATACATTCAGCATGAGGAACTTCCGGCTGGGCATAAACCGGCAACTGTGTGGCCAACTGCCCATATGATTCCAGTCTCATCGCCGGGCTCCTGCGTCACAACTTTAAGTAGTAGTACTAATAGTGTATTAGACTTCTCTAGCAACATCAGCAAGGGAGATCATGGCTCCAGAAATAATCAAAATCTGGATCATAGTTCGTCTGAG TGTAATAGCACAGCCACAGTGGGGGCATGCAAGAAGGCTAGGGTTCAATCTGGTTCAAACCAACCTCTCAAG GTGAGGAAGGAGAAGCTCGGGGATAGAATCACGGCACTTCACCAGCTCGTGTCCCCTTTCGGAAAG ACTGACACTGCTTCTGTCTTGTTAGAAGCAATTGGGTATATCAGATTCCTTCAGAGTCAAATTGAG GCCCTCAGCTCTCCTTACCTAGGCAATGCTTCAGGAAACTTGAACCACCAACATTCA GAAAATGATGGCAACAATCTGCCCAAGGACTTGAGGAGTAGGGGCTTGTGTTTGGTTCCTGTGTCGTGCACGATGCAAGTTGGAAACGACAACGGTGCCGATTACTGGGCTCCTGCAGCTTTCGGTGGCAGTTTCTGA